From the genome of Geminocystis herdmanii PCC 6308, one region includes:
- a CDS encoding bifunctional DNA primase/polymerase, with translation MVPNFAEFRLIFSRLGLDIVSFTPVGYTKSEKYNAKHAYEKQWTTKHKTLDYCFDRIKKGIATGYGLVTGNGLLAIDFDGENSFKIATAAANWLIDIETLSWSSGKSHRQQKLFKIPDHRLKDFENFKNKKIYSYGEIEQIKGEQLELRYNGSQSVLPPSKHPETDCYQ, from the coding sequence ATGGTACCAAATTTTGCTGAATTTCGGTTAATTTTTTCACGTCTTGGTTTAGATATAGTTTCATTTACACCAGTAGGATATACAAAAAGTGAAAAATATAATGCTAAACACGCTTACGAAAAACAATGGACAACTAAACACAAAACTTTAGATTATTGTTTCGATCGAATTAAAAAAGGAATTGCAACGGGTTATGGTTTAGTCACGGGTAACGGGTTATTGGCGATCGACTTTGATGGAGAGAATAGTTTTAAGATAGCAACCGCCGCCGCCAATTGGTTAATTGATATTGAGACATTATCATGGTCAAGTGGTAAATCTCACAGACAGCAAAAACTATTTAAGATACCTGATCACCGCTTAAAAGATTTTGAGAATTTCAAAAACAAAAAAATTTATAGCTATGGTGAAATTGAACAAATTAAGGGTGAACAATTAGAACTACGATACAACGGTTCTCAATCAGTTTTACCCCCTTCAAAACATCCTGAAACAGACTGCTATCAATGA